A genomic window from Plasmodium malariae genome assembly, chromosome: 10 includes:
- the PmUG01_10023500 gene encoding conserved Plasmodium protein, unknown function: protein MIKYTLNSVIEKRENKNRKQYDSVIAETLKYYKNYSALNGKDYNHIAQDTAEGETKDKLKEKFKEEKGSNIKCKDINDNAAFSFYEENEKSVFFKFDPSIPKELLKDKIIAKLKHYINEYVYEVKEEKYNEILSCRDKKNLLKKYIQELKRNNFIILENLFFFFIISSDYNEYALGKIFHSLLLVFNKKEEKDVLLVMYMFLILLNENNINKCFTHIIDCLINILNADECTLPIDEKDENARLFDHKPMILKTHSLNEYARYFLFLYFYFLTLIISDQQFTNHADKVVRVCLIGLFDSCCSINYLMMNLIEVIIRRVEEHYINYHYIISTCLLKCLCNKYSKIKIKCLDTLAKLIVNTNINSNSNSNSTNYRIIEMLIGYKDPNIVPIKSFYDNNYVNINYLCILFNDKNVKVKFHFYSFLFILLYEFNESNDFITFLLPYLFSACFDNYKIFRVVAFLYIQLLSRKKNYDFHKNMKDQITYEFNPEWSYKTSFTLPLPLTEYYFVRSCSYHNSFLIKQNMYKFNIYIPYDNNGSIFTGEKHTNGGEKRKIINEQQTYNTQNGNIESNIAPYSNFSSNKISKEYYEKNEKECNNKYYQGLLHNFISSNVYISKILKDNKIKTIDITSNEMNKECKQLSFTLLNVYFKYMYKKKDEPWSKLESLEISKIILLIFYFIEDNVTEHIPSFISYLLHSFENKLDEEQWCIHMNSLYLIGSYVDPSYYFFFLENYLKNVIDEKQKHITLTCLYIMNTVCTGTIETYKDIKQRGLTQSSIKDSFISVVKKIINLFFSILNEEEYLEKYILVLQIIHTIFSSECVYLKLDDKYITKLIILLYIIFNKIKNVRDNLAKTEDKICINKNCYILAKAFDLHFYIERIKGLKSFEGLDLSKESINIKISSEMIYEVFKLSDDNMDQHKIILELLSDDMLYNTNCIYFLIQYIIKRQTFFYDKRFCLFLCNVIIKILNLNQNEDNLMKILIYNQDLELNDIHQETIGKNRNKVRHAFLEHVSTIFILFIFKNINIYEDFNNTIETCKMILYILMELKKAHSFLFFIKHTSLLNKLYDIIECREIKSIYFCKYISRDIYLDYEKYINNDGDFRYLDNINIKKKIEIRNRVNYEVNVLFYFISTCIYLIYYKSLWCFSILVKEQNEMQEKKEIHCLFNYLFGNSRKRLLNVFKINEKCNYSCSNKYKITATEMLKDKNFLELFSLRNKIINANDYNQLILNIHGYFKHSFTLLKNGNLFLLNPIILNYFYEINKENYLETSIYDTRSNCNNFKENKNIDEQATNKVDEKKDIVKNMEEFLNSDEMNDIICVKYDHTNIHEYLKKHDLVLYILQHDIYHIPFRILETKSLIILLYSSLLFFADKFCTINVDKISNSSFLTTTSVGLSHLFFLSQQNINSDQMIALFNFFILLYLENEDILKGGLIKKKEFKNLEQHNNFDKGIVCTIVSNIIVSYENNIMVKEPLCECLNFLLSVLCNKYSDVLTNLKDLYTRTHHVKRLEVCNHIINTFL from the exons ATGATCAAGTATACACTCAATTCAGTCatagaaaaaagagaaaacaaGAATAGAAAACAGTATGACAGTGTTATCGCAGAGACcctaaaatattataaaaattatagtgCATTAAATGGTAAGGATTATAACCATATAGCTCAAGATACTGCGGAAGGAGAAACTAAAGATaagttaaaagaaaaatttaaagaagaaaaaggcAGTAACATTAAATGTAAAGATATAAACGACAACGCagctttttcattttatgaggaaaatgaaaagagtgtattttttaaattcgaTCCTTCTATTCctaaagaattattaaaagataaaattatagCTAAGCTGAAACATTACATTAATGAATATGTGTATGAGGttaaagaagaaaagtataatgaaatattatctTGTCGtgataagaaaaatttattaaaaaaatatatacaagaattaaaaagaaacaattttatcattttagaaaacctcttcttcttctttatcATTAGCAGTGATTATAACGAGTATGCATTAggtaaaatatttcatagtTTGCTACTAGTTTTTAAcaagaaagaagaaaaagatgtTTTGCTTGTTATGTACATGttcttaatattattaaatgaaaacaatattaataagtGCTTTACTCACATAATCGATTGtctaattaatattttaaatgctGATGAATGCACTCTACCTATTGatgaaaaagatgaaaacGCCCGACTATTTGATCATAAGCCTATGATTCTTAAAACTCATTCATTAAATGAGTACGCAAGgtattttttgttcctttatttttattttctcacTCTTATTATTTCGGATCAGCAG TTTACAAACCATGCTGATAAAGTAGTTCGAGTGTGTCTTATTGGATTGTTTGATAGCTGCTGTTCCATAAATTATCTGATGATGAATTTAATTGAAGTAATAATAAGGAGAGTTGAAGAGCATTACATAAACTaccattatattattagcaCATGCCTACTAAAATGCTTATGTAacaaatatagtaaaataaagatCAAGTGCTTAGACACCCTGGCAAAGCTGATTGTGAATACTAACATTAAcagcaatagtaatagtaattcTACAAATTATAGAATTATTGAAATGCTAATTGGCTACAAGGACCCGAATATAGTCCctataaaaagtttttacgacaacaattatgtaaatataaattatttatgcattttgtttaatgataaaaatgtgaaagtaaaatttcatttttattcttttctttttattttattatatgaatttaatGAATCGAACGATTTTATCACCTTTTTATTACCATACCTATTTTCTGCTTGTtttgataattataaaatatttagagTAGTAgcctttttatatattcaattattatcaaggaaaaaaaattatgattttcataaaaatatgaaagatCAAATTACTTATGAGTTTAACCCTGAATGGTCGTATAAAACATCATTTACTTTACCACTACCACTAACTGAATATTATTTCGTTCGTTCCTGTTCTTATCacaattcatttttaataaagcaaaatatgtacaagtttaatatatacatacctTACGATAACAATGGGAGCATCTTCACAGGAGAGAAACACACAAATGGGggtgaaaaaaggaaaattattaacgAGCAGCAGACATATAACACgcaaaatggaaatatagAAAGTAATATTGCACCTTATTCAAATTTTAGTTCTAATAAGATAAGTaaagaatattatgaaaaaaatgaaaaagaatgcaacaataaatattaccAAGGTTTacttcataattttattagtagtaatgtttatatttcaaaaatattaaaagataacaaaataaaaacaattgaTATAACATCAAACGAAATGAATAAAGAGTGCAAGCAGCTGTCTTTTACGCTTTTAAATGTttactttaaatatatgtataaaaaaaaagatgaaccATGGAGTAAATTAGAATCATTAGAAATaagcaaaattattttactaatcttttattttatagaagATAACGTAACTGAACATATTCcttcatttatttcttaCCTACTTCAttcttttgaaaataaattagatgAAGAGCAGTGGTGCATCCATATGAATTCTTTGTACCTAATAGGATCTTATGTCGACccttcatattattttttttttttggaaaattatttgaaaaatgtaataGATGAAAAGCAAAAACACATTACCCTAACTTGTTTATATATCATGAATACTGTATGTACAGGAACTATAGAAACGTATAAGGATATTAAGCAGAGGGGACTAACTCAATCTAGCATAAAGGACAGCTTCATCAGTGTagtgaagaaaataataaatttattcttttccaTACTAAATGAAGAGGAGTATTTGGAAAAGTATATCCTCGTTTTGCAA ATAATTCACACTATATTTAGCAGTGAGTGTGTGTATTTAAAGCTcgatgataaatatataaccaaactgataatattactatacattatttttaacaaaataaagaatgtTAGAGATAACCTAGCTAAAACGGAGGACaaaatatgcataaacaAAAACTGCTACATTTTGGCGAAGGCTTTTGatcttcatttttacatagaaag AATAAAAGGACTAAAAAGCTTCGAGGGCTTAGACTTAAGCAAAGAAtctataaacataaaaataagttcAGAAATGATATATGAAGTTTTTAAACTATCAGATGATAACATGGAtcaacataaaataattttagagTTACTATCGGATGACATGTTGTATAATACAAACTGTATATACTTCTTAATAcagtatataattaaaagacaaacctttttttatgataaacgtttttgtttatttttatgtaatgtaattataaaaattctaAATCTAAATCAAAATGAAGATAATTTAATGAAGATACTAATTTACAACCAAGATTTAGAGCTAAATGATATACATCAAGAGACTATAGGTAAAAACAGAAATAAAGTAAGACATGCATTTCTGGAGCATGTGTCgactatttttatattatttatatttaaaaatataaacatttatgaAGACTTTAATAATACAATTGAAACTTGTAAAATGATACTTTACATTTTAATGGAGTTAAAAAAAGCccattcctttttatttttcataaaacatACTAG TCTCCTGAACAAACTGTACGACATAATAGAATGTAGAGAAATAAAGagcatttatttttgcaaGTATATATCTAGAGATATTTATTTAGATTACgaaaaatacattaacaATGATGGGGATTTCAGATATTTGGacaatataaacataaaaaaaaaaatagaaattagAAATAGGGTAAATTACGAGGTAAAtgttttattctattttataagtacttgtatttatttaatttattataaatcgTTGTGGTGCTTTTCTATATTGGTAAAAGAACAGAATGAAATGcaagaaaagaaagagaTACATTGCCTTTTTAATTACCTCTTTGGAAACTCACGAAAAAGACTTCTTAAcgttttcaaaataaatgaaaagtgCAATTATTCCTGttcaaataaatacaaaataacaGCTACAGAAATGTTaaaggataaaaattttttagaattattttctcttaggaacaaaataataaatgcaaATGATTATAATCAgcttattttaaatattcacgGGTATTTTAAGCATTCTTTTacccttttaaaaaatgggaacctatttttattaaacccTATTATTCTTAATTATTTCTATGAAATTAACAAAGAGAATTATTTGGAAACATCAATTTATGACACACGTTcaaattgtaataattttaaagaaaataaaaatatagatgaACAAGCTACAAATAAAgtagatgaaaaaaaagatatcgtaaaaaatatggagGAATTTCTTAATTCAGATGAGATGAATGATATTATTTGTGTTAAGTATGatcatacaaatatacacgAATATCTCAAAAAGCATGACTTAGTTTTATACATACTACAACACGACATATATCATATTCCTTTTCGAATATTAGAAACAAAGTCCctaatcattttattatattcgtCCTTACTATTTTTTGCTGATAAATTTTGTACAATTAATGTGGACAAAATTAGTAATTCTTCCTTTTTGACAACTACTAGTGTTGGCTTATCAcacctattttttttaagccaacaaaatattaattcaGATCAGATGATAGCACtatttaatttctttattttg TTATACTTAGAAAATgaagatattttaaaagggGGCTTAATAAAGAAGAAGGAATTTAAAAACTTAGAACAACACAACAATTTCGATAAGGGAATAGTCTGTACCATTGTGAGTAACATTATCGTTAGTTATG aaaataacaTTATGGTTAAAGAACCCCTTTGTGAATGCTTAAATTTTTTGCTAAGTGTTTTgtgtaataaatattcag acGTCCTGACAAATTTGAAAGATCTATACACCAGAACTCACCATGTTAAAAGATTGGAAGTCTGCAATCATATTAtcaatacttttttataa